In Micromonospora sp. WMMD980, the following are encoded in one genomic region:
- a CDS encoding helix-turn-helix transcriptional regulator: MTGEPIGRRVARWRVRRRLTQQMLADRLGKSKSWVDKVERGVRGLDRYSVIQDIADVLRVEPSVLLGERFPPSVGTLDGVDEVRAALASYDSGRNALSHEELRRRVAHAWLTYQHAHYAQTVRLLPGLLDSARGMRGAAPELPVQVFRAASSVLVKLGEADLGWLAADRAVAGAGGDPMLTALAVASVGEALRALGQDRLALAVTAAVAPVSAAHGPLLIQAALAAAGCGESRRAGELLDRAAELAARRKAGDEPHPAGFGPAAVELARVVAAAKSGDGGEAVYRHERMLRREAWRRLPVEFRGAYLLDAARAYLQLGDLRGAGRAVVEADGVAPAEVRLRPVARTVVAEIARGHPAPPGVARLATLVGLTR; encoded by the coding sequence GTGACCGGTGAGCCGATCGGCCGGCGGGTCGCCCGGTGGCGGGTGCGCCGCCGGCTGACCCAGCAGATGCTCGCCGACCGGCTCGGCAAGTCGAAGAGCTGGGTGGACAAGGTCGAGCGGGGGGTGCGTGGACTGGACCGTTACTCGGTGATCCAGGACATCGCCGACGTGCTGCGGGTCGAGCCGTCGGTCCTGCTCGGCGAGCGGTTCCCGCCGTCGGTGGGCACGTTGGACGGGGTCGACGAGGTTCGGGCGGCTCTCGCCAGTTACGACAGCGGTCGCAACGCGCTGTCGCACGAGGAGTTACGTCGGCGGGTGGCACACGCGTGGCTGACCTACCAGCATGCCCACTATGCGCAGACGGTGCGCCTGCTGCCCGGGCTGCTCGACTCGGCCCGAGGGATGCGCGGTGCCGCGCCGGAACTGCCGGTTCAGGTGTTCCGGGCCGCCTCGTCGGTGCTGGTCAAGCTGGGGGAGGCGGACCTGGGGTGGCTGGCCGCCGACCGGGCGGTGGCCGGGGCGGGTGGCGATCCAATGCTGACGGCGTTGGCCGTGGCGTCGGTGGGCGAGGCGCTGCGAGCGCTGGGCCAGGATCGGTTGGCACTGGCCGTGACGGCCGCCGTCGCGCCGGTGAGTGCGGCGCACGGGCCGTTGCTGATTCAAGCCGCGCTCGCCGCTGCCGGCTGCGGCGAGTCCCGCCGCGCTGGCGAGTTGTTGGATCGGGCCGCCGAGTTGGCCGCGCGGCGCAAGGCTGGTGACGAGCCCCACCCAGCCGGCTTCGGGCCGGCCGCCGTCGAGCTGGCACGCGTGGTGGCGGCGGCGAAGTCGGGCGACGGCGGCGAGGCCGTGTACCGGCACGAGCGCATGCTCCGGCGGGAGGCGTGGCGGCGGCTGCCGGTCGAGTTTCGGGGCGCCTACCTGCTGGATGCCGCGCGGGCGTACCTCCAACTGGGTGACCTGCGCGGAGCCGGCCGGGCGGTGGTGGAGGCGGATGGCGTCGCGCCGGCCGAGGTCAGGTTGCGCCCGGTGGCGCGTACCGTCGTGGCGGAGATCGCCCGGGGTCACCCGGCGCCACCCGGCGTGGCCCGCCTGGCGACGCTGGTCGGCCTCACCCGTTGA
- a CDS encoding Vms1/Ankzf1 family peptidyl-tRNA hydrolase, with protein sequence MQLSFLRPLYDRPGPWCSVYLDASRDTHDSRPQVDLRWRALKGDLLAQGADQVTVEAVEEVVRRHEPMPGDYGIAVFASRGRVVLTEYLSAPPLRDLATWATLPHTMPLVAQRGEQVAWVRVLADRTGADAMAVSAGGVPRRAQVTGRESRQLRRVRPGGWSQSRYQRAAMEAWHHNAGDAAAATADLAERVGADVVVVAGDIRATGMIAAQLPERWQDVLVRTDAGARTSGSDDTLMDDLTVQTVAEVADRRIAAALDRFGVQEDVGAGLDAVVAALQRNQVDTMLLVDDASADGELWVGPEPTEIATDPAQLADMSVADPQKVRADAALLRALIGTDADLTVLAPEEAPELTDGVGAVLRYVDAGTPGRGDG encoded by the coding sequence ATGCAGCTGTCCTTCCTGCGCCCGCTCTACGACCGTCCCGGGCCGTGGTGCTCGGTCTACCTGGACGCCTCCCGGGACACCCACGACTCCCGCCCGCAGGTCGACCTGCGCTGGCGGGCACTCAAGGGTGACCTGCTGGCCCAGGGCGCCGACCAGGTGACCGTGGAGGCGGTGGAGGAGGTGGTGCGCCGGCACGAGCCGATGCCCGGCGACTACGGCATCGCGGTCTTCGCCAGCCGGGGTCGGGTGGTGCTCACCGAGTACCTCTCCGCGCCGCCGTTGCGCGACCTGGCCACCTGGGCCACGCTGCCGCACACCATGCCGTTGGTCGCCCAACGCGGCGAGCAGGTCGCCTGGGTACGCGTGCTGGCCGACCGCACCGGCGCGGACGCGATGGCGGTCAGCGCCGGCGGGGTGCCCCGGCGGGCCCAGGTGACCGGCCGGGAGAGCCGGCAGCTGCGCCGGGTGCGGCCGGGCGGCTGGTCGCAGTCGCGCTACCAGCGTGCCGCCATGGAGGCGTGGCACCACAACGCCGGCGACGCCGCGGCCGCCACCGCCGACCTGGCCGAGCGCGTCGGCGCCGACGTGGTCGTGGTGGCCGGCGACATCCGGGCCACCGGCATGATCGCGGCCCAGCTACCGGAGCGCTGGCAGGACGTGCTGGTCCGCACGGACGCCGGGGCGCGGACCAGCGGCTCCGACGACACGCTGATGGACGACCTCACCGTGCAGACCGTCGCCGAGGTCGCCGACCGGCGGATCGCCGCCGCGCTGGACCGCTTCGGCGTGCAGGAGGACGTCGGCGCCGGGCTCGACGCGGTGGTCGCCGCGCTGCAACGCAACCAGGTGGACACCATGCTGCTCGTCGACGACGCGTCCGCCGACGGTGAGCTGTGGGTCGGCCCCGAGCCGACCGAGATCGCCACCGACCCGGCGCAGCTCGCGGACATGTCGGTGGCCGACCCGCAGAAGGTACGCGCCGACGCGGCGCTGCTGCGCGCGCTGATCGGCACCGACGCGGACCTGACCGTGCTCGCGCCGGAGGAGGCGCCGGAGCTGACCGACGGGGTCGGCGCGGTGCTGCGCTACGTCGACGCCGGCACCCCGGGGCGGGGCGATGGCTGA
- a CDS encoding DUF6518 family protein: MPPAPRTLALVAPVAGLLLGVLDFVWIKWVPYPFAELGNSTATWAVAAFALGWWARTGALRATVAATVLLVVAVPSYYLAATLLQGDDLAVIAAPTSLLWMASGVLAGVVFGVAGVWARTSGWREVVATALPVAVFLEEALRFAGKARTGYPGAWWNVAIDLVLAALLLELVGRSVRARLLAAAVALPLAVAGALVFTAVSG; encoded by the coding sequence ATGCCACCCGCACCTCGCACCCTGGCGCTCGTCGCCCCCGTCGCCGGTCTCCTGCTCGGTGTGCTCGACTTCGTCTGGATCAAGTGGGTGCCGTACCCCTTCGCCGAACTCGGCAACTCCACCGCCACCTGGGCGGTCGCCGCGTTCGCGCTCGGCTGGTGGGCCCGGACGGGCGCGCTGCGGGCGACGGTGGCCGCCACGGTGCTGCTTGTCGTTGCCGTGCCCAGCTACTACCTGGCGGCGACGCTGCTCCAGGGCGACGACCTGGCCGTGATCGCGGCACCCACCTCGCTGCTCTGGATGGCGTCCGGCGTGCTCGCGGGCGTGGTGTTCGGCGTCGCCGGTGTCTGGGCGCGTACCTCCGGGTGGCGTGAGGTGGTGGCTACCGCGCTGCCGGTGGCGGTCTTCCTCGAGGAGGCGCTGCGCTTCGCCGGCAAGGCCCGCACCGGCTATCCCGGGGCGTGGTGGAACGTCGCCATCGACCTCGTCCTCGCCGCGCTGCTGCTGGAACTGGTCGGCCGTTCGGTCCGCGCCCGGCTGCTCGCCGCGGCCGTGGCGCTCCCGCTGGCCGTCGCCGGCGCGCTCGTCTTCACCGCCGTCTCCGGCTGA
- a CDS encoding maleylpyruvate isomerase family mycothiol-dependent enzyme, giving the protein MPDTLSRDELWALAHAERAALADDLAGLDAAQWARQSLCGRWTVREVVAHLTAAASVGRVRWVASVLSARFDFDRHNDRRLAEHRGADPADTLDRFRRVIGSTTSTFGPTEAWLGEVIVHAQDIRRPLGLGRTPPVGAVTPVARFFAGRDFTVSGRTAIAGLRVEATDGPFAAGAGPLVSGTTLALTMAMAGRADYCDDLGGPGVSTLRERCPSA; this is encoded by the coding sequence ATGCCCGACACCTTGTCCCGCGACGAGCTGTGGGCGCTCGCGCACGCCGAACGGGCCGCGCTCGCCGACGACCTGGCCGGGCTCGACGCGGCACAGTGGGCGCGACAGTCGCTGTGTGGCCGGTGGACGGTGCGGGAGGTGGTCGCCCACCTGACCGCGGCGGCCAGCGTCGGCCGGGTCCGGTGGGTGGCGAGCGTTCTGAGCGCCCGGTTCGACTTCGACCGGCACAACGACCGTCGCCTGGCCGAGCACCGGGGCGCCGACCCGGCGGACACCCTCGACCGGTTCCGGCGCGTCATCGGCAGCACCACGTCGACGTTCGGCCCGACCGAGGCGTGGCTCGGCGAGGTGATCGTGCATGCCCAGGACATCCGCCGCCCGCTCGGCCTCGGCCGTACGCCGCCGGTCGGGGCCGTCACGCCGGTCGCCCGCTTCTTCGCCGGGCGGGACTTCACCGTGTCGGGGCGCACCGCGATCGCGGGGCTCCGGGTGGAGGCGACCGACGGGCCCTTCGCCGCCGGGGCCGGCCCGCTGGTCAGTGGCACCACGCTGGCGCTGACCATGGCAATGGCCGGACGGGCCGACTACTGCGACGACCTCGGCGGGCCCGGCGTGTCCACGCTGCGGGAGCGCTGCCCGTCCGCCTGA
- a CDS encoding glutamate--cysteine ligase has product MGEDVGARTFSREDRARYREKVRRCLDVFAEMLRESRFDVERPMTGLEIELNLVDDNFDPAMRNADALEAIADEAFQTELGRFNVEINVAPRRLAGTGTAQFEEHVRASLNAAEQKARTVGAHMVMIGILPTLRPEHLTAETLSTNPRYALLNEQILAARGEDLPISISGVERLATTADSITPEAACTSTQFHLQVSPPQFADYWNAAQAVAGIQVALGANSPLFFGRELWRETRVPLFQQATDTRAEEIKAQGVRPRVWFGERWITSVFDLFEENVRYFPALLPVCDPEDPAATLASGGVPKLAELRLHNGTIYRWNRPVYDVLRGRPHLRVENRVLPAGPTVLDTVANGAFYFGLVRALAESDRPLWSQMSFSAAEENFTACSRHGIEAQVFWPALGYLPVTELVLRRLLPLAHHGLDRWGLDLAERDRLLGIIEQRCLTGRNGATWQVETLHRLESADHLDRPAALREVVRHYVDLMHSNRPVHEWPIP; this is encoded by the coding sequence ATGGGCGAGGATGTCGGCGCGCGCACCTTCAGCCGGGAGGATCGGGCCCGCTATCGCGAGAAGGTCCGGCGGTGCCTGGACGTCTTCGCCGAGATGCTGCGCGAGTCCCGGTTCGACGTGGAGCGGCCGATGACCGGGCTGGAGATCGAGCTCAACCTGGTCGACGACAACTTCGACCCGGCCATGCGCAACGCGGACGCGCTGGAGGCGATCGCCGACGAGGCGTTCCAGACCGAGCTGGGCCGGTTCAACGTGGAGATCAACGTGGCGCCGCGCCGGCTCGCCGGCACCGGCACCGCCCAGTTCGAGGAGCACGTCCGGGCCAGCCTCAACGCCGCCGAGCAGAAGGCCCGTACGGTCGGCGCGCACATGGTCATGATCGGCATCCTGCCGACGCTGCGCCCGGAGCACCTGACCGCCGAGACCCTCTCCACCAACCCCCGCTACGCGCTGCTCAACGAGCAGATCCTCGCCGCCCGCGGTGAGGACCTGCCGATCTCGATCAGCGGAGTGGAGCGGTTGGCCACCACCGCCGACAGCATCACGCCGGAGGCGGCGTGCACCAGCACCCAGTTCCACCTCCAGGTCAGCCCGCCGCAGTTCGCCGACTACTGGAACGCCGCCCAGGCGGTCGCCGGCATCCAGGTGGCGCTCGGCGCGAACTCGCCGCTGTTCTTCGGCCGGGAGTTGTGGCGGGAAACCCGCGTCCCGCTGTTCCAGCAGGCCACCGACACCCGGGCGGAGGAGATAAAAGCCCAGGGGGTACGCCCGCGGGTGTGGTTCGGTGAGCGCTGGATCACCTCGGTGTTCGACCTGTTCGAGGAGAACGTGCGCTACTTCCCGGCGCTGCTGCCGGTATGCGACCCGGAGGACCCGGCGGCCACGCTGGCCAGTGGCGGCGTGCCGAAGCTCGCCGAGCTGCGCCTGCACAACGGCACGATCTACCGCTGGAACCGCCCGGTCTACGACGTGCTGCGCGGCCGGCCGCACCTGCGGGTGGAGAACCGGGTGCTGCCGGCCGGCCCGACCGTGCTGGACACGGTGGCCAACGGCGCGTTCTACTTCGGCCTGGTCCGGGCGCTGGCCGAGTCGGACCGTCCGCTCTGGTCGCAGATGTCGTTCAGCGCCGCCGAGGAGAACTTCACCGCCTGCTCCCGGCACGGCATCGAGGCCCAGGTGTTCTGGCCGGCGTTGGGCTACCTGCCGGTGACCGAGCTGGTGCTGCGCCGGCTGCTGCCGCTGGCCCACCACGGGTTGGACCGGTGGGGCCTGGACCTGGCCGAGCGGGACCGGCTGCTCGGCATCATCGAGCAGCGCTGCCTGACCGGCCGCAACGGCGCGACCTGGCAGGTGGAGACGCTGCACCGGTTGGAGTCCGCCGACCACCTGGACCGGCCGGCGGCGCTGCGCGAGGTGGTCCGCCACTACGTCGACCTGATGCACAGCAACCGACCGGTGCACGAGTGGCCGATCCCCTGA
- a CDS encoding DUF3817 domain-containing protein, producing MRDGWVRAFVVAAIAEACSWAALLAGMAVKYGPPRDEIGVQVFGPIHGALFVAYGLLVLVVARRRRWSLVQTGLALASAVPPFATVLFERWARRRGLLDAPAPAPADRTLTGVGG from the coding sequence ATGCGTGACGGCTGGGTCCGGGCGTTCGTGGTGGCGGCGATCGCCGAGGCGTGCTCGTGGGCGGCGCTGCTGGCCGGCATGGCGGTCAAGTACGGGCCGCCGCGCGACGAGATCGGCGTGCAGGTGTTCGGCCCGATCCACGGCGCGCTCTTCGTGGCGTACGGGCTGCTGGTCCTCGTGGTGGCCCGGCGCCGCCGCTGGTCGCTGGTGCAGACCGGGCTGGCGCTGGCCAGTGCCGTGCCGCCGTTCGCCACCGTGCTGTTCGAGCGCTGGGCGCGCCGCCGCGGCCTGCTCGACGCTCCCGCCCCGGCTCCCGCCGACCGCACGCTCACCGGCGTCGGCGGTTAA